One window of Manihot esculenta cultivar AM560-2 chromosome 17, M.esculenta_v8, whole genome shotgun sequence genomic DNA carries:
- the LOC110604926 gene encoding putative clathrin assembly protein At2g25430: protein MLNYVTSARAIVLSSFSRLCVSYKQNLSAVLLPFTATFRCSLSLCLRLFVAMRRIKQAFCALKEHSSVSYAKMATFGGFCDLDLIIVKATAPDDFPLPEKYINEILKIFSISSSSFHSFSLSFTRRFGRTHCWKVALKCLILLHRLLRSLPEYSPFRAELLYARSNGLLSLYPCNFRDDSSSKPEDYTMFIRSYAQLLHEALDCFSFDRKVTKEEGENEQELRRPKSIQEKMKEANRTLEVLLQLQSLMDRVMDCRPTGVAAKSFIVQSAMIHIIRDSFICYTSFRKEIVLVMDNLIEMPYRSCISSFGIYKKAAMQAEQLCDFYDWCKAKGLCGSYEYPFIEKIPLIQIRALESFLNGMWQITESSSSATSPSSWVESNKSSSIEDEEADTNKQQMVRRDIVVSNQWVKFEENYNGLVETEREESEEEMAPLIQLEDEENDNWEVLLDASLNLSRVNNGYLINSYTGFSNGYGGRDSSNGEKNNPNNNASNPFCQPYYKNMPNCYRWYHASDPTYPWGL, encoded by the coding sequence atgTTAAACTATGTGACCAGTGCAAGAGCTATAGTATTGTCGTCATTCTCTAGGCTTTGTGTTTCCTATAAACAAAATCTCTCCGCTGTCCTTCTTCCTTTCACGGCCACCTTCCGgtgttctctctctctctgtctccgCCTCTTTGTAGCCATGAGGCGAATCAAGCAAGCTTTTTGCGCCCTAAAAGAGCACAGCTCTGTAAGCTATGCAAAAATGGCGACTTTTGGAGGCTTTTGCGATCTTGATCTCATCATTGTTAAAGCAACTGCTCCTGATGACTTCCCATTGCctgaaaaatacataaatgaGATTCTGAAGATTTTTTCCATCTCTTCCTCGTCGTTTCACTCTTTTTCCCTTAGCTTCACCCGCCGTTTTggcaggactcactgctggaAAGTTGCACTCAAGTGTCTCATTCTCCTCCACCGTCTGCTCAGGTCTTTGCCTGAGTACAGCCCTTTTCGAGCTGAACTTTTGTATGCAAGATCAAACGGTCTTCTATCTCTTTATCCTTGTAATTTTCGTGATGATTCATCCTCAAAACCGGAAGATTACACCATGTTTATTAGATCCTATGCTCAGTTGCTCCACGAAGCCCTAGATTGCTTCTCCTTTGACAGGAAGGTAACAAAAGAGGAAGGAGAAAACGAGCAAGAACTGCGCAGGCCAAAGAGCATAcaagaaaaaatgaaagaagCCAATAGAACCCTTGAAGTTTTGCTGCAGCTTCAGAGCCTAATGGATCGAGTAATGGACTGCAGGCCAACTGGAGTTGCAGCTAAAAGCTTCATCGTCCAATCTGCCATGATACATATAATACGCGACAGTTTCATTTGCTACACTTCGTTTCGAAAGGAAATTGTTTTGGTTATGGACAATCTGATCGAAATGCCATACAGAAGTTGCATCTCATCTTTTGGGATTTACAAGAAAGCAGCCATGCAAGCGGAGCAGCTCTGCGACTTCTATGACTGGTGCAAAGCAAAGGGATTGTGTGGGTCTTACGAATATccttttatagaaaaaattccATTGATACAGATTCGAGCTCTGGAGAGCTTCCTCAATGGAATGTGGCAGATAACAGAGTCATCTTCGTCTGCAACATCCCCATCTTCGTGGGTGGAGTCGAACAAATCAAGTTCGATCGAAGATGAGGAAGCTGATACGAATAAGCAGCAAATGGTTAGGAGGGATATTGTAGTTAGTAATCAGTGGGTGAAATTCGAAGAAAACTATAATGGTTTAGTTGAAACGGAGAGAGAGGAATCAGAAGAAGAGATGGCACCATTGATTCAATTAGAAGATGAAGAAAACGATAACTGGGAGGTGCTACTTGATGCTTCACTTAATCTTTCACGCGTCAACAATGGATACTTGATAAACTCTTATACTGGATTTAGCAATGGGTATGGAGGAAGAGATTCATCAAATGGAGAAAAGAACAATCCTAATAATAATGCATCAAATCCTTTTTGTCAACCTTACTATAAAAACATGCCAAATTGCTACAGATGGTACCATGCGAGTGATCCTACATATCCGTGGGGACTCTAG
- the LOC110605015 gene encoding U-box domain-containing protein 21: MISTWMRRRATRRAAEKQRLERENGIDMELAIPKDFRCPISLDLMKDPVTLSTGITYDRESIEKWIEAGNETCPITNQVLRSLEPIPNHTIRKMIQNWCVENRSYGIERIPTPRIPVSSVDVLEIQANITAAACKGGDAVGCKNSVAKIKTLIKESERNKRCFVSNGTGSVLSAAFEEFSRVSFRENAAVLEEILSSLTLMFPLDGEAKSYLSSATSMDCLVWFLKGGDLSGRRNAVLVIKELVSSDKKKIDFLSATEGAIEGLFKLIKEPICPTATKASLLAIYHMVTSTPTNVKVITKFIDMGLISLLIEMIVDAERSICEKGLGVLDGICSCDQGREKMNDHFLTIPVLVKKIHRVSDLATEFSVSILWKLCKAEKRQEGGVLLEALQVGAFQKLLLLLQVGCGERTKEKATELLKMLNPHRVKLECIDSSDLKELKRPF; encoded by the coding sequence ATGATTTCTACCTGGATGAGGAGGAGGGCGACCCGGCGAGCTGCCGAGAAGCAGCGGCTAGAGAGGGAAAACGGCATCGACATGGAGCTGGCCATACCGAAAGATTTTCGCTGCCCGATATCATTGGATTTGATGAAGGATCCGGTGACTTTGTCTACTGGCATTACTTATGATCGTGAGAGTATAGAGAAGTGGATAGAGGCTGGGAACGAAACTTGCCCCATTACCAATCAGGTTTTGAGGAGTCTTGAGCCTATACCAAATCATACCATACGTAAAATGATACAAAATTGGTGCGTGGAGAACAGATCTTATGGGATTGAAAGGATTCCTACGCCTAGAATTCCTGTGAGTTCTGTGGATGTTTTGGAAATTCAGGCCAATATTACTGCAGCAGCTTGTAAAGGAGGGGATGCTGTTGGATGCAAAAACTCGGTGGCTAAGATCAAGACTCTGATAAAGGAAAGCGAAAGAAACAAGCGATGCTTTGTGAGTAATGGGACGGGTAGTGTATTATCAGCTGCTTTTGAAGAGTTCTCCAGAGTTTCTTTCAGGGAAAATGCTGCGGTTTTGGAGGAAATATTGTCTAGTTTGACATTAATGTTCCCTCTTGATGGAGAGGCCAAGAGTTACCTTAGCTCGGCAACTTCCATGGATTGTTTAGTCTGGTTCCTGAAGGGTGGAGACTTATCTGGGAGAAGAAACGCAGTTTTGGTGATTAAAGAGCTTGTTTCATCGGATAAAAAGAAAATCGATTTCTTATCAGCAACTGAAGGAGCCATAGAAGGATTATTTAAGCTGATCAAGGAACCCATTTGCCCTACTGCAACAAAAGCTTCTCTGCTGGCCATTTATCACATGGTCACATCAACTCCTACAAATGTGAAGGTTATTACCAAATTCATAGACATGGGTTTGATCTCATTGCTGATAGAGATGATCGTAGATGCCGAAAGAAGCATATGCGAGAAAGGGTTGGGTGTTCTTGATGGAATCTGTAGCTGTGATCAAGGGAGAGAGAAGATGAATGATCATTTTCTAACAATCCCAGTTCTAGTCAAGAAAATTCACAGAGTTTCAGACTTGGCAACGGAGTTCTCTGTCTCCATTTTATGGAAGCTTTGCAAGGCTGAGAAGAGGCAAGAGGGAGGCGTTCTTCTTGAGGCACTTCAAGTGGGTGCTTTTCAAAAGCTCTTGTTGCTCTTGCAGGTTGGTTGCGGGGAGAGAACGAAGGAGAAAGCAACTGAGTTATTGAAGATGTTGAATCCTCACAGGGTGAAATTGGAGTGTATTGATTCTTCAGATTTGAAGGAACTGAAAAGGCCCTTTTGA
- the LOC110605246 gene encoding receptor protein kinase TMK1, which yields MKKSHLGPTVVPFFLLCLVSFARSQQSEDAAVMLKLRDSLGNPSNLGWSGSDPCSSWAHVSCTGNRVTAIQIGRQNLEGTLPPDLKNLTALQRFEVMGNNLTGSVPSLAGLSSLQAVYLHDNGFTSFPSDFFDGMTSLFDVNLDYNPFQPWEIPLSIKSATALKDFSANGASITGTIPDFFNNDVFTSLESLHLAMNFLEGGLPVNFSRAMSFSSLWLNGQKSNSRLNGTIDVLQNMTGLQEIWLHGNYFTGPLPDFTPLVSLKKLSLRDNQLTGIVPPPLWNLPTLSVVNLTNNLLQGPTPNFTEGIRVDMNSGSNRFCLPGPGVACDPRVNVLLSIVKDFGYPASLADSWEGNDPCAQWKGISCSPGGNITVINFPKMGLIGTISPSFSLIPSLQKLILSDNLLTGTIPTELTTLPSLTLLNVANNRLYGKVPSFRQVQVITDGNPDIGKNSSSFTPPGTPPGTPESPSGKDGGGSGSDGSGSKNSDVGKIVGSVVGAVSGLCVVGLAVFFYRRKQKHYSKVQSPNTMIIHPRHSGDEDGVKITVAQSGSNGRAESYTESSGPSDIHVVDTGNMVISIQVLRNVTNNFSEENILGRGGFGTVYKGELHDGTKIAVKRMESGVMSEKGLAEFMSEIAVLTKVRHRHLVSLLGYCLDGNERLLVYEYMPQGTLSRYLFDWKLEELKPLEWTRRLTIALDVARGVEYLHGLAHQSFIHRDLKPSNILLGDDMRAKVADFGLVRLAPEGKASVETRLAGTFGYLAPEYAVTGRVTTKVDVFSFGVILMEMMTGRKALDDTQPEESLHLVTWFRRIHINKDTFFKCIDPTIELDEETLASISTVAELAGHCTAREPYQRPDMGHVVNVLSSLVELWKPAEPDSDDMYGIDLEMTLPQALKKWQAFEGSNLDASSSFTTSGDNTQTSIPTRPSGFADSFTSADGR from the exons ATGAAGAAAAGCCATCTGGGTCCTACCGTTGTTCCTTTTTTCCTACTCTGTCTTGTCTCTTTTGCGCGCTCTCAGCAGAGCGAGGATGCCGCCGTGATGCTTAAACTCAGAGACAGCCTCGGCAATCCGTCAAATTTAGGATGGTCTGGTTCTGACCCATGTAGCAGCTGGGCCCATGTGTCATGCACAGGCAACCGTGTGACCGCTATCCAAATCGGCCGCCAGAACCTTGAGGGTACTCTTCCTCCAGACCTCAAAAACCTGACAGCTTTACAGCGATTTGAGGTAATGGGCAACAATTTAACGGGTTCAGTACCGAGTCTTGCCGGGTTAAGTTCGCTTCAAGCTGTGTATTTACATGATAATGGTTTCACTTCATTTCCTTCCGATTTCTTTGACGGGATGACTTCGTTATTCGACGTGAATTTGGATTATAACCCTTTTCAACCTTGGGAGATTCCATTAAGTATTAAAAGTGCAACGGCCTTGAAGGACTTCTCTGCTAATGGAGCTAGTATAACGGGCACGATCCCTGATTTTTTCAACAATGATGTGTTTACTTCACTCGAAAGTCTGCATCTGGCAATGAATTTCCTGGAAGGTGGACTGCCGGTGAATTTTTCACGGGCGATGTCATTTAGTTCCCTCTGGCTTAACGGCCAAAAGAGTAATTCACGGCTCAATGGCACAATCGATGTGTTGCAGAACATGACTGGCTTGCAGGAGATTTGGTTACACGGGAATTATTTCACGGGTCCGTTGCCAGATTTTACACCGTTAGTTAGCTTAAAGAAGTTGAGTTTGAGGGATAATCAACTCACGGGTATTGTTCCACCACCACTGTGGAACCTTCCCACTCTTTCTGTTGTCAATTTGACTAATAATCTGCTTCAGGGGCCAACCCCAAACTTTACTGAGGGAATTAGAGTGGATATGAACAGTGGGTCTAATAGATTTTGTTTGCCTGGTCCTGGTGTTGCTTGTGACCCTCGTGTCAATGTTCTGTTATCAATTGTGAAAGACTTTGGATACCCTGCGAGTTTAGCTGATAGTTGGGAAGGAAACGATCCTTGTGCACAGTGGAAAGGAATTTCGTGTTCACCTGGAGGGAACATTACGGTCATCAACTTCCCAAAAATGGGGCTTATTGGTACAATTTCTCCAAGTTTTTCATTAATTCCTTCATTGCAAAAATTGATTTTGTCAGATAATTTGCTTACTGGTACCATACCAACAGAGCTTACAACTCTGCCTAGTCTTACTTTATTAAACGTTGCAAACAATAGACTTTATGGTAAGGTACCTAGTTTCAGGCAAGTGCAAGTGATCACTGATGGAAACCCTGATATTGGTAAGAATAGCAGTAGCTTCACTCCCCCTGGTACACCTCCAGGGACACCGGAATCACCTTCCGGCAAAGATGGAGGCGGCAGCGGTTCTGATGGAAGTGGTAGTAAGAACTCTGATGTGGGAAAGATTGTGGGTTCTGTAGTTGGTGCTGTTAGTGGATTATGTGTCGTCGGGTTGGCTGTGTTTTTCTATAGGAGGAAGCAGAAACATTACAGTAAGGTACAGAGTCCAAATACAATGATTATTCATCCTCGCCATTCTGGAGATGAGGATGGTGTGAAAATTACAGTTGCGCAATCAGGCTCTAATGGTAGAGCTGAGAGCTATACTGAAAGCAGTGGGCCTAGTGACATTCATGTAGTTGATACTGGGAATATGGTGATTTCAATTCAAGTTTTGAGAAATGTGACTAATAATTTCAGCGAGGAGAACATACTGGGAAGAGGTGGTTTTGGGACTGTTTACAAGGGAGAATTGCATGATGGGACAAAAATTGCAGTAAAAAGAATGGAATCGGGAGTCATGAGTGAAAAGGGTCTGGCAGAGTTTATGTCTGAGATTGCAGTGCTCACTAAGGTCCGACATCGGCATTTAGTTTCACTTCTTGGATATTGCTTGGATGGAAATGAGAGACTTCTTGTTTATGAATATATGCCTCAGGGGACTCTTAGTAGATATCTCTTTGATTGGAAGTTAGAGGAGTTGAAACCACTTGAATGGACTAGAAGATTGACCATAGCCTTGGATGTTGCTAGGGGTGTTGAATATCTACATGGACTAGCACATCAAAGTTTTATTCACAGGGATCTGAAGCCTTCCAACATTCTTCTTGGAGACGATATGCGCGCCAAAGTTGCAGATTTTGGACTGGTTCGTCTTGCTCCAGAAGGGAAAGCCTCAGTTGAAACCAGACTAGCCGGAACTTTTGGATATCTTGCACCAGAATACGCTG TGACTGGACGAGTGACTACCAAGGTTGATGTGTTTAGCTTCGGTGTTATACTAATGGAGATGATGACAGGAAGAAAAGCGCTGGATGATACCCAGCCTGAGGAGAGTTTGCACCTTGTTACTTGGTTTCGAAGAATTCACATAAACAAAGACACATTCTTTAAATGTATTGACCCAACTATTGAGCTCGATGAGGAAACACTGGCCAGCATTAGCACAGTTGCTGAGCTAGCCGGCCACTGTACTGCTAGGGAACCTTACCAGAGGCCTGACATGGGTCATGTGGTTAATGTTCTATCATCTCTTGTTGAACTATGGAAACCAGCAGAACCAGATTCTGATGACATGTATGGGATTGACCTTGAAATGACCTTGCCTCAGGCACTCAAAAAGTGGCAAGCATTTGAGGGAAGCAATTTGGATGCCTCTTCTTCATTTACTACAAGTGGGGATAATACGCAAACGAGTATACCCACTCGACCATCTGGGTTCGCAGATTCGTTTACATCAGCAGACGGACggtaa
- the LOC110604471 gene encoding zinc finger protein 4, translated as MVMAMQNSKLESENESEISSQVASTVYLQEQSSDPSRASNNTYSSLADLVKLRLQQDSIPVSLDLSLTFNSSDIELKSTGEISSEVEAPTPAETIPRVFTCNYCRRKFYSSQALGGHQNAHKRERTMAKRAMRLGLFSDRYTSLASLPLHGSAFRSLGVKAHSANIKPSQKPSDTRGGARFEQGYYGIPVFMEADDVGLYWPGSFRQLGESVGGNFGLELAQNQNMNIVEMAPQQRTDSSAPDLTLKL; from the coding sequence ATGGTCATGGCAATGCAGAACTCCAAACTGGAATCTGAAAATGAGTCTGAAATCAGTAGCCAAGTAGCTTCCACTGTATATTTGCAAGAACAGTCATCTGATCCTTCTAGGGCCAGCAACAACACATATTCCTCTCTCGCAGACCTTGTTAAGCTTCGACTACAACAGGATTCAATACCCGTTTCCCTCGACCTATCACTTACCTTTAACTCCAGTGACATTGAGTTGAAAAGCACAGGTGAGATTAGCAGTGAAGTAGAAGCCCCAACTCCAGCTGAAACCATCCCAAGAGTTTTCACCTGCAACTACTGCAGACGCAAGTTCTACAGCTCACAGGCACTCGGAGGGCACCAAAATGCACACAAGAGGGAACGAACAATGGCGAAGCGAGCAATGCGTTTGGGATTATTTTCAGATAGGTACACTAGCTTGGCATCTCTGCCACTTCATGGTTCTGCATTTAGGTCTCTTGGGGTGAAAGCTCATTCAGCAAATATCAAACCATCACAAAAGCCTTCAGACACAAGAGGTGGAGCTAGATTTGAGCAAGGCTATTATGGGATCCCAGTGTTTATGGAAGCTGATGATGTTGGCTTGTATTGGCCTGGAAGTTTTAGGCAGTTGGGTGAATCAGTTGGTGGTAACTTTGGGTTAGAGTTGGCTCAAAATCAAAATATGAATATTGTAGAAATGGCACCACAGCAAAGGACTGATTCATCTGCACCAGATCTTACATTGAAGCTctaa